In Desulfovibrio sp. JC010, the following proteins share a genomic window:
- the pheS gene encoding phenylalanine--tRNA ligase subunit alpha translates to MSDVKSLLQELEGLVPECEARLDQASSLSQMEDIKIDLLGRKGRVAKIMSGLPSLPNEDKPVAGKKANEVKAALTELIEGSKGQLEKAAIAESLSRFDPTMPGRKPAEGSLHPVTLVMDEICDVFIGLGFEVVTGPEVENDWYNFEALNIPPEHPARDMQDTLYISDSILLRTHTSPLQIRTMKDRTPPLAAIAPGKVYRRDSDLTHTPMFHQIEGFLVDQNVSMADLRGTLTAFVHQLFGPKTDVRFRPSFFPFTEPSAEVDISCVMCGGKGTIDGKPCRVCKQTGWVEILGCGMMDPNVMKAVDYDTEKYSGFAFGLGIERVAMLKYGIGDLRMFFENDIRFLEQFS, encoded by the coding sequence GTGTCGGACGTAAAGTCCCTGTTACAGGAACTTGAAGGCCTGGTCCCGGAGTGCGAAGCACGCCTGGATCAGGCTTCTTCTTTGTCTCAGATGGAAGACATCAAGATCGATCTTCTCGGCCGCAAAGGACGCGTTGCCAAGATTATGTCCGGTCTGCCCTCACTTCCCAACGAAGACAAGCCTGTCGCAGGTAAAAAAGCCAATGAAGTAAAGGCCGCTCTCACCGAACTTATTGAGGGAAGCAAAGGCCAGCTTGAAAAAGCAGCCATCGCTGAGAGCCTCTCCCGTTTTGACCCCACCATGCCCGGACGCAAACCTGCTGAAGGTTCGCTGCACCCGGTCACTCTCGTCATGGACGAAATCTGTGACGTATTCATCGGGCTGGGATTCGAGGTCGTAACCGGTCCCGAAGTTGAAAACGACTGGTACAACTTCGAAGCACTGAACATTCCGCCGGAGCACCCCGCGCGCGACATGCAGGACACCCTGTACATTTCAGATTCCATCCTGCTGCGCACCCACACCTCCCCCCTGCAGATCCGCACCATGAAGGACAGAACTCCTCCGCTGGCAGCGATTGCACCGGGTAAGGTATACCGCAGGGACTCCGACCTGACCCACACCCCCATGTTCCACCAGATCGAAGGCTTTCTCGTCGATCAGAATGTGAGCATGGCGGACCTGCGCGGAACACTGACCGCATTCGTCCATCAGCTTTTCGGACCCAAGACTGACGTTCGTTTCCGCCCCAGCTTCTTCCCCTTTACCGAGCCCAGCGCGGAAGTAGATATTTCCTGCGTTATGTGCGGCGGCAAAGGAACCATCGACGGCAAACCCTGCCGCGTATGCAAGCAGACCGGCTGGGTGGAAATCCTCGGCTGCGGCATGATGGACCCCAACGTAATGAAAGCAGTTGATTACGATACCGAAAAATACTCCGGTTTCGCATTCGGACTCGGCATTGAACGCGTAGCCATGCTCAAATACGGCATCGGCGACCTGCGCATGTTCTTTGAAAACGATATCCGGTTCCTCGAACAGTTTTCCTAA
- the rplT gene encoding 50S ribosomal protein L20 → MRVKRGVAAKRRHKKYLKMAKGFRGSGSTLYRTARERVERSLCMAYVGRKLRKRDMRKLWIQRINAAARLNGLSYSRLIHGLSLAGVALNRKVLADIAVNDAPAFAKIVETAKAQVS, encoded by the coding sequence ATGAGAGTAAAACGTGGTGTAGCCGCCAAGAGGCGTCACAAAAAATATTTAAAGATGGCCAAGGGTTTCCGTGGTTCCGGATCAACCCTTTACCGCACCGCCAGAGAGCGCGTTGAGCGTTCACTCTGCATGGCTTACGTTGGTCGTAAGCTGCGCAAACGCGACATGCGTAAACTCTGGATTCAGCGTATTAACGCAGCAGCACGCCTGAACGGTCTGTCCTACAGCCGTCTTATTCACGGCCTCTCCCTCGCCGGTGTTGCTCTGAACCGTAAAGTTCTCGCCGATATCGCAGTTAACGATGCTCCTGCATTCGCTAAAATCGTCGAGACCGCTAAAGCTCAGGTTAGCTAA